ACCACCAGCCTTTGGGGGATTTCCCTTTTGGGTTACAAAAACCCAAATAGTTTTGAAGAGGGGAATTTACCCTGGCAAAAGTTGCTTAACCGGGTGTCCGTTTTTACTTGACCACATCAATTAGGAAAGGCGCGTAACAATCTGCCATTCTTTCAGAATCTGGCTATAGATAAATTTACACAAAATTCTTGACACTACCGGAGAGTTGATTACGATTTTGTAGCCTGGTTCCGGAAGAGCGGTTTTGGGGCTGCACTGGAGAATAAGTACAATAGAGCTACCCAATTACATAATGCATTATACCAGGCTGCAAAATCGAATAAACCCGTCCATGATTTCGTTTTGGGGGTTCTCTAAAGAATAAGCAGGAACGTCAGGAACGAAAGTAAAAGGGATAACTTGGGACCACGAAAAATCGTAAAAGTTGGTGTCCCTTGACAGATGACAATCATTAGTTTCGGTATTTATTTTGGATATGGATTCCATGGATTACAATATCTTTTTTGAAAATGCGCTTGAGGGCGCAACAACTGCCTACAGGGAAAGCCTTGAGTCCTGCGGCCGGAAGCTCATCGAGCTTTCGCAATGGGTCTGCAGGGCCTTTGAGAACAACGGCAAGCTTATCCTCTTCGGAAACGGGGGAAGCGCAGCTGATGCCCAACATATAGCAGCTGAGTTTGTAAACCGTTTCCGGCTGGACAGAAAACCACTTCCTGCCATCGCACTTACCACAGATACCTCTATTCTCACCGCGATATCAAACGACTACCATTTTGATCAGGTATTTTCAAAACAGGTCCAGGCCCTTGCTGGCCCGATGGACGTGGTCCTGGGAATAAGCACCAGCGGAAATTCACCCAATGTGCTGAAAGCCCTTTCCGTTGCCAGGGAAATAGGGGCAAGGACCGTGGGTATTACCGGAGGGAGCGGCGGGAAGATGGACCGGTGTTCTGATTTGGTCATATGTGTGGCATCCTCTGATACCCCCAGGATTCAGGAGGTCCATATTTTTTTTGGGCATCTGTTATGCGACCTTGTGGAACAGCAAGTTTTTAGTCCGGTATAATTAGACATGGGCTATCCTGGATAGCCTGGAAGAAAAAAGCTGATAGCTTTTAAAAAGTATAACCCTAAAAATCAACTCTTGCTTTCAGCTTTGAGAATAATAGCTTGATTATGGAGGTATTTTGTATGCCTATTTATGAGTACGTATGCACTGCCTGCGGAGAGAATTTTGAGGAACTGGTCCTTGGATCCGGAACTGATATCAAATGTCCCAAATGCGGCGCTTTAGGGGCGCAAAAGAAGGTTTCGGCCTTTGCCTTCAAAAGCGGCCACAAATTTGCAGGGACAGGGAAAAAATCAAGCGGCCTTTGTACCAGCTGCACAAGTTCTGACTGCAGGTCCTGCGGGATTTGATGTGGGAACAGGGAGAAGGTTGCGACTTGGGACCAGAAAGAGTGCATTGGCCCTTGCACAGAGTAACTGGGTCAAGGAAGAGATCGAGACACGCTGGCCTGAAGTCCATGTAGATATTGTAAAATTCACCACCAAAGGGGATAAGATCCTGGATGTGCCACTGGCCAAGGTCGGCGGCAAAGGCCTCTTCGTAAAAGAGATCGAAAACGCCCTCCTCAGGGAAGACGCAGATATAGCAGTGCACAGCCTGAAGGATGTCCCCAGCGAGATCCCAAAAGGGCTTGAAGTCAGCATTTTTCCTTGTCGTGAAGAACCACGGGATGCCCTGATCTCCCGGTCCGGGCTCAGACTGGAAGAATTGCCGAAAGGTGCCAGAATAGGTACGAGCAGTCTTCGAAGGATAGCCCAGCTTAAGAACGCGAGGTCTGATATCGAAGTAGTTTCCCTGAGAGGCAATATCGACACAAGGCTTCGCAAGCTTGACGAGGGGCGGTATGATGCCGTTATCCTGGCGGCTGCAGGGCTCAGAAGACTTGGTCTGGAAAAAAGGATTATTCAACTTCTGGAACCTGAAACGATGCTTCCTGCTGTAGGCCAGGGGGCCCTTGGTATAGAGTTCAGGAGCATGGATACAGAGGTCAGGCAAATTCTCGCCTCGA
The sequence above is drawn from the Deltaproteobacteria bacterium genome and encodes:
- a CDS encoding FmdB family transcriptional regulator; this encodes MPIYEYVCTACGENFEELVLGSGTDIKCPKCGALGAQKKVSAFAFKSGHKFAGTGKKSSGLCTSCTSSDCRSCGI
- a CDS encoding phosphoheptose isomerase — its product is MDYNIFFENALEGATTAYRESLESCGRKLIELSQWVCRAFENNGKLILFGNGGSAADAQHIAAEFVNRFRLDRKPLPAIALTTDTSILTAISNDYHFDQVFSKQVQALAGPMDVVLGISTSGNSPNVLKALSVAREIGARTVGITGGSGGKMDRCSDLVICVASSDTPRIQEVHIFFGHLLCDLVEQQVFSPV
- a CDS encoding hydroxymethylbilane synthase is translated as MGTGRRLRLGTRKSALALAQSNWVKEEIETRWPEVHVDIVKFTTKGDKILDVPLAKVGGKGLFVKEIENALLREDADIAVHSLKDVPSEIPKGLEVSIFPCREEPRDALISRSGLRLEELPKGARIGTSSLRRIAQLKNARSDIEVVSLRGNIDTRLRKLDEGRYDAVILAAAGLRRLGLEKRIIQLLEPETMLPAVGQGALGIEFRSMDTEVRQILASIHHEDTSICVRAERAFLFRLEGGCQVPLGALARLKGETLELEVMLGDEAGTNIIRIKKQGTVDQPEALGTILGEQVLAAGGAEILREVYGAN